One Lepus europaeus isolate LE1 chromosome 7, mLepTim1.pri, whole genome shotgun sequence DNA segment encodes these proteins:
- the CASP1 gene encoding caspase-1 isoform X3, with protein sequence MAGPQSENHFNAQDSVEAFSSFSAPQTTQDNQVVLTLSGPRGGLKLCPLETAQRIWKEKSEEIYPIKMQSSGRTRLALIICNTEFDNLPRRTGADVDITDMKMLLIGLGYSVDVKENLNALDMATELKAFADRPEHWNSDSTFLVFMSHGTRDGICGKNYSEQYPDILKVNTIFEMLNTKNCQSLKDKPKVIIIQACRGENQGIVWLKDSIEDSGSTSLLNPDDFEYDASRIAHIEKDFIAFCSSTPDNVSWRHPKQGSLFIMRLIKNMQEYAWSCDVEEIFRKVRFSFELPEGRTQMPTTERVTLTRRFYLFPGH encoded by the exons ATGGCTG GTCCACAATCTGAAAACCATTTTAATGCACAAGATTCTGTGGaagcattttcttccttttcag CTCCACAGACTACGCAGGACAACCAGGTTGTGCTCACACTTTCAGGCCCAAGAGGGGGCCTCAAGCTTTGCCCGCTAGAGACAGCCCAAAGGATATGGAAAGAAAAGTCAGAAGAG ATTTATCCAATAAAAATGCAAAGTTCAGGCCGCACCCGTCTTGCCCTCATTATCTGCAACACAGAGTTTGACAATCTCCCCAGAAGGACTGGAGCTGATGTTGATATCACAGATATGAAGATGCTGCTGATAGGTCTGGGATACAGTGTAGATGTGAAAGAAAACCTCAATGCTTTG GACATGGCTACAGAGTTGAAGGCCTTTGCTGATCGCCCAGAGCACTGGAATTCTGACAGTACTTTCCTAGTGTTCATGTCTCATGGTACTAGAGATGGTATTTGTGGGAAGAATTACTCTGAGCAATACCCAGATATACTGAAGGTCAACACCATCTTTGAGATGTTAAATACCAAGAACTGTCAGAGTTTGAAAGACAAACCCAAGGTGATCATCATCCAAGCCTGTCGTGGTG AGAACCAAGGAATAGTGTGGCTAAAGGATTCAATAGAAGATTCTGGAAGCACATCTTTACTGAATCCAGATGATTTTGAGTATGATGCCAGTAGGATAGCCCACATAGAGAAGGATTTTATTGCTTTCTGCTCTTCAACTCCAG ATAATGTTTCTTGGCGACATCCCAAACAGGGTTCACTTTTCATTATGAGACTCATCAAAAATATGCAGGAATATGCCTGGTCTTGTGATGTGGAGGAAATCTTCCGAAAG GTTCGATTTTCATTTGAACTGCCAGAAGGTAGGACACAGATGCCTACCACTGAAAGGGTGACACTGACAAGACGATTCTATCTCTTCCCAGGACATTAA
- the CASP1 gene encoding caspase-1 isoform X2: MADRILKDRRKRFIHSVGTGTINGLLDELLEKRVLNQEEMEKVRVENATVMDKARALLDCVIRKGPQACQICINHICEDDCHLAGLLGLSSAPQTTQDNQVVLTLSGPRGGLKLCPLETAQRIWKEKSEEIYPIKMQSSGRTRLALIICNTEFDNLPRRTGADVDITDMKMLLIGLGYSVDVKENLNALDMATELKAFADRPEHWNSDSTFLVFMSHGTRDGICGKNYSEQYPDILKVNTIFEMLNTKNCQSLKDKPKVIIIQACRGENQGIVWLKDSIEDSGSTSLLNPDDFEYDASRIAHIEKDFIAFCSSTPDNVSWRHPKQGSLFIMRLIKNMQEYAWSCDVEEIFRKVRFSFELPEGRTQMPTTERVTLTRRFYLFPGH; encoded by the exons ATGGCTG ACAGGATTCTGAAGGACAGGAGGAAGCGGTTTATCCACTCAGTGGGCACAGGTACAATAAATGGCTTACTGGATGAATTGTTAGAGAAAAGAGTGCTGAACcaagaagagatggagaaagtaAGAGTTGAAAATGCTACAGTTATGGATAAGGCCCGGGCTTTGCTGGACTGTGTCATTCGGAAAGGGCCCCAGGCATGCCAGATTTGCATCAACCACATTTGTGAAGATGACTGTCACCTTGCAGGACTGCTGGGGCTCTCCTCAG CTCCACAGACTACGCAGGACAACCAGGTTGTGCTCACACTTTCAGGCCCAAGAGGGGGCCTCAAGCTTTGCCCGCTAGAGACAGCCCAAAGGATATGGAAAGAAAAGTCAGAAGAG ATTTATCCAATAAAAATGCAAAGTTCAGGCCGCACCCGTCTTGCCCTCATTATCTGCAACACAGAGTTTGACAATCTCCCCAGAAGGACTGGAGCTGATGTTGATATCACAGATATGAAGATGCTGCTGATAGGTCTGGGATACAGTGTAGATGTGAAAGAAAACCTCAATGCTTTG GACATGGCTACAGAGTTGAAGGCCTTTGCTGATCGCCCAGAGCACTGGAATTCTGACAGTACTTTCCTAGTGTTCATGTCTCATGGTACTAGAGATGGTATTTGTGGGAAGAATTACTCTGAGCAATACCCAGATATACTGAAGGTCAACACCATCTTTGAGATGTTAAATACCAAGAACTGTCAGAGTTTGAAAGACAAACCCAAGGTGATCATCATCCAAGCCTGTCGTGGTG AGAACCAAGGAATAGTGTGGCTAAAGGATTCAATAGAAGATTCTGGAAGCACATCTTTACTGAATCCAGATGATTTTGAGTATGATGCCAGTAGGATAGCCCACATAGAGAAGGATTTTATTGCTTTCTGCTCTTCAACTCCAG ATAATGTTTCTTGGCGACATCCCAAACAGGGTTCACTTTTCATTATGAGACTCATCAAAAATATGCAGGAATATGCCTGGTCTTGTGATGTGGAGGAAATCTTCCGAAAG GTTCGATTTTCATTTGAACTGCCAGAAGGTAGGACACAGATGCCTACCACTGAAAGGGTGACACTGACAAGACGATTCTATCTCTTCCCAGGACATTAA
- the CASP1 gene encoding caspase-1 isoform X1, translating to MADRILKDRRKRFIHSVGTGTINGLLDELLEKRVLNQEEMEKVRVENATVMDKARALLDCVIRKGPQACQICINHICEDDCHLAGLLGLSSGPQSENHFNAQDSVEAFSSFSAPQTTQDNQVVLTLSGPRGGLKLCPLETAQRIWKEKSEEIYPIKMQSSGRTRLALIICNTEFDNLPRRTGADVDITDMKMLLIGLGYSVDVKENLNALDMATELKAFADRPEHWNSDSTFLVFMSHGTRDGICGKNYSEQYPDILKVNTIFEMLNTKNCQSLKDKPKVIIIQACRGENQGIVWLKDSIEDSGSTSLLNPDDFEYDASRIAHIEKDFIAFCSSTPDNVSWRHPKQGSLFIMRLIKNMQEYAWSCDVEEIFRKVRFSFELPEGRTQMPTTERVTLTRRFYLFPGH from the exons ATGGCTG ACAGGATTCTGAAGGACAGGAGGAAGCGGTTTATCCACTCAGTGGGCACAGGTACAATAAATGGCTTACTGGATGAATTGTTAGAGAAAAGAGTGCTGAACcaagaagagatggagaaagtaAGAGTTGAAAATGCTACAGTTATGGATAAGGCCCGGGCTTTGCTGGACTGTGTCATTCGGAAAGGGCCCCAGGCATGCCAGATTTGCATCAACCACATTTGTGAAGATGACTGTCACCTTGCAGGACTGCTGGGGCTCTCCTCAG GTCCACAATCTGAAAACCATTTTAATGCACAAGATTCTGTGGaagcattttcttccttttcag CTCCACAGACTACGCAGGACAACCAGGTTGTGCTCACACTTTCAGGCCCAAGAGGGGGCCTCAAGCTTTGCCCGCTAGAGACAGCCCAAAGGATATGGAAAGAAAAGTCAGAAGAG ATTTATCCAATAAAAATGCAAAGTTCAGGCCGCACCCGTCTTGCCCTCATTATCTGCAACACAGAGTTTGACAATCTCCCCAGAAGGACTGGAGCTGATGTTGATATCACAGATATGAAGATGCTGCTGATAGGTCTGGGATACAGTGTAGATGTGAAAGAAAACCTCAATGCTTTG GACATGGCTACAGAGTTGAAGGCCTTTGCTGATCGCCCAGAGCACTGGAATTCTGACAGTACTTTCCTAGTGTTCATGTCTCATGGTACTAGAGATGGTATTTGTGGGAAGAATTACTCTGAGCAATACCCAGATATACTGAAGGTCAACACCATCTTTGAGATGTTAAATACCAAGAACTGTCAGAGTTTGAAAGACAAACCCAAGGTGATCATCATCCAAGCCTGTCGTGGTG AGAACCAAGGAATAGTGTGGCTAAAGGATTCAATAGAAGATTCTGGAAGCACATCTTTACTGAATCCAGATGATTTTGAGTATGATGCCAGTAGGATAGCCCACATAGAGAAGGATTTTATTGCTTTCTGCTCTTCAACTCCAG ATAATGTTTCTTGGCGACATCCCAAACAGGGTTCACTTTTCATTATGAGACTCATCAAAAATATGCAGGAATATGCCTGGTCTTGTGATGTGGAGGAAATCTTCCGAAAG GTTCGATTTTCATTTGAACTGCCAGAAGGTAGGACACAGATGCCTACCACTGAAAGGGTGACACTGACAAGACGATTCTATCTCTTCCCAGGACATTAA